The following coding sequences are from one Patescibacteria group bacterium window:
- a CDS encoding amino acid--tRNA ligase-related protein, whose translation MRSVLYHGVGFGLERIVAWVCGLQHVRETIPFPRLINRIRTYAFRVILSLSKDIFLKKAAFYPGFDKLSLTKRLNFTQMCKS comes from the coding sequence ATTCGGTCAGTCCTGTACCACGGCGTTGGTTTCGGCCTTGAGCGCATTGTGGCCTGGGTGTGCGGACTGCAACATGTGAGGGAAACAATTCCGTTCCCAAGATTAATTAACAGAATTAGGACTTACGCGTTTCGTGTCATCCTGAGTCTGTCGAAGGATATTTTTTTGAAAAAAGCCGCATTTTATCCAGGCTTCGACAAGCTCAGCCTGACAAAAAGGCTTAATTTTACTCAAATGTGTAAGTCCTAA